The genomic segment TCTGCCTGACTGTCTGCTCGATGGCCCCGAAGACGGCATTTCCGCCGGCTGACAGTGCTTCCATTCTGCATACATCGCCGAAATGCATGAACTGGGTGGAAGGCACTCCGTCGGCAATGATCTCGATCGCGCGACGTTCGGAAATGCAGCTTGAGCCGACATGGGCGTAATCGCTACTGGCGACGGTGCCCGATCCGATGATCGTGCCGGCCACCAGGTCGCGTGTCGCCGCGGCATGGGCGACCAGTTCGTGAAAGCCGAAGCTCATTTCACGGCCATTCGCGGCGCCGAAACGTTCGCCGTTCCAATCGATCACAAGATCGAGGCAAACGCGCCCGTCTTGCCAGCCATCGCCCAATTCGTCCGGGCTGGCGGCGAATGGCGCCATAGAGCAGGCGGGTTTGGCATGGATCCAGCCGAAGCCGGTCTTCATTTCGGGCACGGCCAGCGCGCGTAGCGACCAGTCGTTGATCTGCACCACCAGCCTGATGTGCGCCATGGCGTCCGCCGCGCAGGTGCCCATCGGCACGGCGTCCACAATCACGCCGAATTCGCCTTCGAAGTCGATCCCGTCCGCTTCGCTGCGGAAGGGAACGGGATCGGAGGGGCCGTAGAACCGGTCGGAAAGGCCCTGATACATCAGCGGCTTGTCATGCTCGATCGGGTCGGTGCCGAATGCGACTTGCATCAAATCCGCATGGGTCTGGAAGGCCGAACCGTCGAGCCATTGCCATGAACGGGGTAGCGGTGCGCGCAGCGTCGCATGGTCGAGCGCCTCGCCTTCGCCTGCATCCAGTCGGGTGGCCAGTGTGCGCAGATCGTGTTCGGCCACGCTCCACATCCCTATCGCGGCGAGCAGGCTTGGCCATTTCTCGCCCGCGGGAAGGCAGCGCGCGGCGTCTGGCGAAACGACCACGAGTTCGCCGTCGGGCGTGCCGTTGGCGCGGGTCGCCAGCCTCATTGCCCGAGTCCGTCCTCATAGGCGCCGTCGATCAGCACGAAACAGATGCGGCAGGGCTTGCCCGAGCGGTTGGCCCAGCCGTGATTGGTGCCCCGCTGGATCACTATGTCGCCAGGGCGGATCACCGTTTCGCCCTTATCCATGATCAGGGTGAGCTCGCCTTCGAGCATGATGCCGTAATCGACCGTCTCGGTCCGGTGCATGAAGGCATGGCGCGCGCCCGATTGGGCGTGCGACGAGGCTTCGCCTGCGCCGACTTCGGCGAAATGGGCGGCGACCTGTTCGCCAGTCAGTTCGGCCAGGCCAGGATCGTCGGGCGGGATGTCGAGAATGCGGATACGGGTGCCGTTCCTGGGCGGGGCAAGCTGGATGCTCTGCTCCGGCGGTTCGCCCGAGGCGCGGTCGATCCGCGCCGGCGTCTCGCGCGTATTCCAGATCTCGTGGAACAGCGGGCCGATCTCCCCGCCGATCCGCGCCACGCGCGGCGGCGGGCCATCTTCCTGGATGATCGCATTGCCAGCGACATCATGCCCGGTGACGATCCGGCGCACGGTGGCCTCGGTCATATGTCTCTCCCTCAATTCGTATGCCCGCCGAGCACTTCGGCGAACCAGTCCGCGATATAGTCACGGGCATAGCTCATGTTGTCGGCCCCGACATGCTCCACACCGCCTTCGCGCTCGGTGAAGATCTTCAGTTCGCGCAGTGGCGAGTTGACCAATGCGTCATAGCTCTGCTGCGCATATTCGAGCGCGATCTGCCGGTCCTTCGCCCCATGAGTGACGAGGAAGGGCACGCGGATGCGCTCCATCACGCCTTCGAGCGTCATTTCGGCCGACCGATCGAGGAAATCGTCCATGTCGCGCGCGCCGAAGGCCCACATCACATGCCCCCAGTAATGCGGGACAGGGTTCTCGCCTTCGCGTTTCAGCCGCCTGTCTTGCACTTCGCGCCAATTGTGGTTCGCGCCCCACACCGCGCCCGCCGAAAAGCGCGGCTCGAACGCCACCGCGCGCGGTGCAAAATGCCCGCCCAGCGAAATGCCGCTCATCCCGATACGCGCGGGATCGACATCGGGTTGCACCGCCAGCCAATCGACCGCCTTCGAGGCCCAGTTCTCACTATGAGGATCGACCGGCAGGCCCTGCAACCGCAGCGCTTCGCCGCTGCCCGGCTGGTCGACGCACAGGGTGGATATGCCGCGGCGCGCCAGCGCTTCGGGCAGGCGCGACCAATAGAGCAGTTCTTTGCAGCTATCGAGCCCATTGCAATAGACCACCACCGGGCACCGCTCTTGCCCCGCCGCGCGGGTGTAGAGCGCAGGCATCGTGCCGCTTGTCAGCGGGATTTCCAGGCGCTCGCGGTTGATCCTGCCGAGCCGGGTGGAACGGTCGAAGGCAGCGCGGGCGCGTGCATAGGTCTCCTGGCGCCCGCCCGATCCATGGGCCTGCATGCGCTCTGCCACCAGTAGATAGAGCGCGGCACGTTCGAGCTTGTTCGAAGCGGAGAAATCACGCCCCCGCGCCTCGTCTTCATCGGCGAGGTCGACTAGTTCGTCCGCCACGCGGACCCATTGCTGCATGAACTCCTGTGTGCCTGCATCGGCGCCGCTCTGTGCCGCGTCGAGCAACGGCCGGCACATGTCCATCAACTCGCCGATCTGAGCGCCGCTTTCCATCGCCATGGCAACCGAGAGGTTCCAGACATAGTTCGGGAAGTATTCGAACAGTGCCATGGGACTATACCCCTGCCGGCTGGAACAGGCGCGGGTCGGGCACGGCGTGTGGCATGGTCTGCGGCCCGCCCACGCCGATCCCCCACTGGTCCATAATGCGCGGACCGGGCGCGTGTACCTGCGGGCTGTGGCTCTCGAAGTCGACCTCTTCGAGCTCGGCGGTATATTCCACCGCGAAGCCGCAAGGCGTGACGAAATAGCTGAAAGTGTTGTCGCCGGCAGTGTGCCGACCGGGGCCCCAGCGGACATCGACATCATACTGCTTGAGGCGCGAAATGCCGCGCATCATCCCGTCCACGCCGGTCATGTCATAGGCGACATGGTTGAGGCAGGGTGGGCCGGGCAGGATCGCCAGGCGGTGATGGGCTGAATTGCAGCGCAGAAAACACATGAAATCGCCCAGCCAGTCGGAAACGCGGAAGCCCAGCACATCGGTGAAGAAGCGCACCGCCGCCTGATGATCGGGCGAATGGAGAACGATGTGACTGATCCGCACCGGGATGCCTTCCCAGCGCGCGACCGGGCGGCTCTCGCCGCGCGCGACGTCGCTCGAAATCTCGAACGGCAGCCCGTCCGGGCTGAAGAAGCGGAAGCCGTAACCGCCGCCCGGCGCGTCGAGGCCTTGCGGCGCATGGACGATCCGGCAGCCGGCTTCGACGACCTTGCCATGCAGGGCATCGACATCGGCCCGGCTGGCGGCGGCCAGCGAGATCACATCGACATGATTGGCGTCAGACGCGCGCAGGCGGACCACGTGATGTTCGGCGCTGCCCGAGGCCTTGAACCAGGCCATGCCGTCTTCGGCGGCGACCTCTTCAAGCCCCCAATTCCCGGCATAGAAGGCGCGTTCGGCCTCGAACTCGGCCACGCCATAGCCGACATAGCGGATTTCAGTGACACGGCTCACGGTTCGTTCCCTTCAAGTGCAATCAGTTTCTGCAAAATCCGGCGCGCGCGGGTGCCGCCGGCATCGATGCCCAGGAATGCCGGCTGCAGATCCCAGAAGTCTGCGCCGCACAGATTGGCATATGCCGCCTCGATCACCGGCTTGTCTTCCTGCACGAAGGCTTCGTTCATCAGGGCATGCAGGATGGCATCGCCTTGCTCGGATGGAGGGCCGGTGCGGGTGGTGGCCCAAAAATAGTGTGTCTCGCCGTCATTCGCCGGGCTGAGGATATGTGCCTGGTGGGCAATGACCCCTTCCGCGCGCTTTCCTTGGTGCGGGCAGGCGCCAATCTGCAGATACATGGATGCAGGCGCATTCCAGCGCATTTCCAGCCAGTGATCGCAGCGCAGGTCCGGGTCGTAATGGCCAAGGGTGTGCGGCGGTGCGGGGACATCGGTCATCCACCAGTCGGAATGGAGAGTCTCGTCGTTCTCCTTGACGCTATGAGTCCCCGCGAAGATGACGCCGCGCCCTGCAAAGCTGCCCTTGTGGACAAATTCAATGTGGCTGAGGTCCATCAGGTTGTCCGTGCCGCATTGGTAATTGGCCTGCATGGACATGTGACCGCAGATCGGCCCGGGATGCCCTTCCACGAAGAGCATGGAGAAGTCGGGAACGTCGGCGGGATCGGCCTTTGCAGGATCGCCGGGCCACAGCCAGACAATGCCATCACGTTCGATCAACGGGAAGGTTCGGATCGTGGCGCCTTTGGGCAGGCTCTCGGAAAAAGGATTGGCAACACAGTGGCCTTGGGCATCGAAAGCAAGGCCGTGGTAGGGGCAGGTTATGCAATCGCCGTCCCGCGTCCCCATAGACAGGGGCGCGAAACGGTGCGGACATCTGTCCACCATGGCGGCAGGCGTGCCATCTGCCTTGCGGAACAGCAGCACATATTCGCCAAGCAATTGCCGCCGGAGAAGTTCGTGGCCGATCTCGTCGCTCCAGCCGGCCATATACCAGGCGTTTTGAAGGAACCCGCTCATATCGGCTTCGCGGTGAGCTGGAACATCTCGGCGGTGGCCTTCGCATTATCGACTGGCGGGCCCTTGCCGAGCTGGCCCATGCAAATGGCGAGGCTGGCCCGCACGATGGAGGCGCAGCGCTCGAAGCGGCGCGCTCGATAAGCGGCAAAGGCGCTTGCCACAGTGCCGTGACGGGCCAGTTCCTCGGCCAGCACCAGGCTGTCCTCGATCGCCATGCCCGCGCCCTGGCCGAGATGCGGCGTGGTGGCGTGGACGGCGTCGCCCAGCAGCACCACGCGCCCCATGTGCCACGGCCCTTCGACCAGCATCCCTTCGAGCGGGCGATAGACCACTCCCTTGTCATCGGTGATCTGCTGCGCCAGCTCGCTGATCGCAGGGGCGCAATCCGCGAGGCGGTCGCGCATGGCTGCGGCCAGCCCGGCGCGCGGATGGCGCGGGTTGCCGGGCTCGGGCGTCGTCGCATAGATATACATCAGCGTATCGCTGATCGGCACGAGGCCCACCCCGGTCCGGCCATTATAGGCGTGGAGCGCATCGAGTGAGGCGGGGCGCGGCAGGTTGTAGCGCCACACGGCCTGACCGGTGAATTGCGGCATTTCCGCTTCGGGCAAGATCGTCGCGCGGGTCTGCGAATAGACCCCGTCAGCCCCGATCACGATGTCGTAAGCACCCTCGCTGCCGTCGGAAAAGCGGACCTGAACAGCATCGCCCCTATCCTCGATCTCCGTGGCGGTGACGCCCAGACGAATCTCCGCCCCCGCGGCGAGTGCGGCTTCTCCCAACACCTTGTGCAGGGCGGGGCGGCTGATGCCGAGATTGGCGGGGTAGCCTTCGAGCAGGCGCGGCGAGGGCACGCGCGCGATTCGGATGCCGTCTGGCGCGTAGACCTCCACAGCGTCGAACCCGACCCCGGCGTCGACATAGTCTTGAAGGATGCCCAACTGGTCCACTGCACGCAGTACATTGCCCTGCTGGATGATCCCCACGCCATAGACGGACCATTGGGGATCCTTTTCGATCACCGTCACGCCGAAGCCACGCTGGCGCAGGGCAATGGCCGAGGTCAGACCGCCAATGCCGCCGCCGATGATGAGGATGTCGAGCTGAACCATGACGCGAAGGTGCAACGCCGAATGTGATAAGTGAAATCGATTGTTTTAATTCAATTCCATAATCATAGGTTATTCGAATGCGGTTCAAGGGCCTCGATCTCAATCTGCTCGTCGCGCTCGACGTGCTGCTTCAAGAACGCAGCGTGTCCCGCGCCGCCGAAAGGCTGAACCTTTCGCAGCCCGCCTTGAGCGCGGCCCTGGCGAAACTGCGCGACTTCTTCGGGGATCCGCTGCTGGTGGCGCAGGGCCGACGGATGATCCCGACGGCGGAGGCTCTGGCGATGCAGGCGGAACTTGAGAGCATTCTGGGGCGGGTGAACGAAATGGTGGTGCGCTCCACCAGCTTCGCGCCCGCCACATCGCGGCGCATCTTCCGCATCTGCGCATCCGATTATCTCGTCGCGGTGCTCTTTCCGGGACTGGTCGCGGCGATCCAGCAAGTCGCCCCTTCGGTAGGGCTGGACCTTGTCCCTCCTTCCGAGGAGGCGCAGATTGCGCTCGAACGCGGCGAGCTTGATCTGTTGGTGACGCCCGAGGAGCATTGCGTTCACGGTCACCCGGCCGAGTTCCTGTTCGAAGAGCGCCATGTCGTGGCCGGTTGGAGCGAAAACCCGCTGCTTGCCACGCGACTGACCGAGCAGAATTTCTTCGAAGCAGGCCATGTCGCGGTGAAGATCGGCCAAGCCAACCGCGCATCCTTCGCCGAGAGCCATCTCGACAGCCTCGCTCGAAAGCGGCGAATCGAAATCACGACCACCTCTTTCACTACCGTGCCCGACCTGCTGGTTGGCACGCATCGGCTGGCTGTGATGCATGAACGGCTGGCCAGCTTGATGGCGCAGCGTCTGCCGATCGGTTGGCAGGAACTGCCCTTTGCCTTCCCGGCGATGAAGGAAATGATCCAGTTCAACCGCGCGCGATGCGAGGATGAAGGGCTGTTGTGGCTGATAGGTCAGCTCAGAGCGACGCTCGAGAGGCATCCGTGATCGGCGTTTGATGCAGTCGTTCAGGGAGCGACCATCGGTGCTCACCGCCAAGCTGCCGTCAGCAATTTCAAGGATTTGTAGGAAACTGGTCGGGGAGACAGGATTCGAACCTGCGACATCCTGCTCCCAAAGCAGGCGCGCTACCGGACTGCGCCACTCCCCGACACAAATTTCGCCGCGGCGTTGGTGGGCCCGGCAGGATTCGAACCCGCGACCTAGCCGTTATGAGCGGCCAGCTCTAACCGCTGAGCTACAGGCCCCCTCTGCCGAACGTGAGGCGCGACCTAGCCGGTTCGCCGCCGCAACACAAGCGGGGCGCAAGCTAAGTTCAAACCACTACCGCATCCATGATCTGGCCCGCGCTGCACGGCTTCACGCCGCGGTGTTCTAGATAGGCGAAAATCCGCCGCCACCAGTCATACAGGGCATCGAGATCCTGATCGTTGCGGACGTAGGGCGTGTGTCCGGCACGCAGCGATGGGCTGTGGAAAGAGAACACCAGCAAAGGCAATCCATCGTCCAGCGCCATGTCGATGCCACGGATTGCCTCTTCCACCGAAATGCCTTCCGGGGTGAGGGGAATACGCTCCAGCAGGCCAAGACGCGACAGCACGCCGCGCAGTACGGGCGCGCGCCACATCAGCGGGTAGAGCAGGTCGCCCTGGCGGCGCAGCATGCCCCAGAACAGTGTGGTGAGCGGCAGTTCCAGCACTGTATGTTCAGCATCGAGCCAATAGGGCTTCAGCGGATGCTTGCGAAAATCCACGCCGCCTTCGGCCGAATAATCGAACTTGGTGCGCACGGAACTGTCCATGGCAATGCCGCCTTCGCGCAGCATTTCAGCCGTCTTCGGCCCCACGCCATAGCGCCCCGCACGATACATTTTCGGGACGGCCCCGAAATTCGCCTCGATCGCGGAACGCAGGCGCGAGAACTTGGCGTGTTCCAGGTCGGGGGGAAGGTTGCCGGCGAAGCTGTTGCGGGGGGTGACGTCCTCGTCGAAAGGCGGGTTGACCCATGGGTGAAGCTGCACCCCCACCTCCGCGCGGCCCTTCGATACAGCATCGCCCAGAATATCGGCCGCAAGTGCCGATGTCGCAATCGGCCAGTCGATCAGATAGATCGGGCAGACGCCTTCATTCTCGCAGAATTGCTGGAATTTGGCGATGCTGGGCAGGTGATCCAGCCCGAAGCCTTCGCGCTGGATCGGCCGGGTCCAGTCGAACTCCTCTTCCGTATCGACAGTGACGATGAAGCGTTGTCCGAAGTCCGGGTGGAACCTCGCTTCGTCGATCCTTGCCGGCGGTTCGGTGATCGAACGCATGGCCCCTGACGTCCCCCCTCAGTTAACCTTCGATAGTGGCTAATGCCCCCGCGCCGTGTCGGCCATCCGGCGCTCCAAGTCCACATTGTTATTGAGCAAATCGGTCCGAACTGCAGTAGAAAGCGGCAGCGTCAGCACCAGCAGGTCTTCTTCGCGGCGCAAGTCGCCTCCGGCTGCGCGCGCTTCCGCCCGCGCCAGCCTGAGCGTGAAGCCCGCGCCGAACATGCCCGCGCTGACGGCCTGGGACTGGGCCGGGGCTGTGCTTTCGAACAGGTCGTCCCGCCCGGCCAGCGATGCGGGCAGGTCGATCTCAAGGCCCGTCTGGCGCCCGTTCTGGGCCATGACGGCCTGAAGTTCTTCTCCGGGGCTTACGGCACCCGCCAGCGTGGCGAGGATGCGCCACACGAGCATCTCCGCATCGTTGCGAGCCAAGGGGACCGGGCAGGCATTGCCGGTGGCAAGGAGGCTGAGCGCAGCGCTGCGCGCGCGCAGAACCTGATCGAGCTGCGCGGTCGTGCCCGCCACGATGGCGTTGAGATCGGATACGCCCTCATCCAGTTCCAGTGCGCCACTTTCCAGCTTCACCAGCCGGTCCAGCTCCTCGAAACCGGCCAGCATGCGCGCCGCATCGCCGGCAATGGCAGCGGCAAGGGCGCGATATTCATTGGGCGTGGGGCCGAAGAGCTGCTGCTGGATGATTTCGGCGAAGCCCTGAATGGCGTTCACCGGAGTGCGCAATTCGTGGATCACCTGCCGCATCCGGTCGGCATGGCTATCCCGCGCTTGGGGGGCACTTTCCGCCGTGGGCACGATGGTGGGGCGCCGCATCCTGCCGCGATAGCCCGAGAACCGGCCGCCACTGGTGGAGAATACCGGCATGGCATCCATGCGCCAGTGCCCGGCAATGGCGGGGGCGCCTTCCAGCACCAGCTTGCCGCCGCGCACAGGCTGGCGGCGGCGCATGGCGGCTAGAGTGGCCGCGTCGGCGCGGGCAGGGGCGTCGGCCTTGCGACCGGCGAGCGCCATGCCCACCGTCATCGGCGCGACGGAGGCATCCGCCCAGGCTATCCGGCCGTCGGCATCGGTCGTGAAGTCGAAGCTCTGCGGCGCGTCAGGCAGTTCATCGTCATGCTGTTCACCCAGCGGCAAGCGCGGGGCATCGGGCGAGGGCGTGGCAGGTGCAGAGGCGCGGGCGCGCTGGAATGCCTCGATCCGGCGGACGAGCGCGCCGATTCCTCCGTTGCCATCTTCACTTGCAAGGGCAAGGGCGGGGTCCAGATCAAGTATCGGCTCGTTTTCCAGCAGGACAATCTCGATCGGATCGACATGTTCCGGCTCGGCCGCGACCGGCGCGGGCTTAGGCCTGGCCCGGACGGTCTGAGGCTGGTCGATAATGGTCGGGCTGTCAGCGGGCTGAGGCAGCACAAGGTCGCGCACGCCCAGCAGGGCCAGCAAATCGCGCGTGGCCTGCGGCAGGTCTGCCCTTTGGCGCAGATGGGCGCGGATCGCCGTGGGCAGGGCCGGGATCAGCGCTTCCCACTGATCTTCGGTCAGCTGCGCATTGTTCATGGCCGCGATGGCCACGGGTGTTTCCTGCGATGCCAGATAGGCCACAAAGGCCGGATTACGCAGCCGCAGCCCCGGCTCGCGCACCATCATGGCGCGAATCTCTGCCGGAATTTCGGCGGAAAGCATGCTCAGCCGCTCATAGGCGGTTTCGAGCTGGGCATCGTCCGCCCCTTCCGGCGCGCTGCCGGCAAGGTCCAGCAACTGGCGGAACTGCGTGTGCGCCGCCCGCACGCTGCCCGTCTGCATCCGCAGAACAGTGGCAAGGCGGTCGTCGAACTGCATCGAATCTCCGAAAGGCGGGGCCACGAGATTGGCCGGAATAGCGCCAAAAGTCCTACCAGTTTCCGGCTTTGCGTGAATCAGCGCAGCTAAGGCGTTGCAAAGCGGGACATCTCAGGGCAAAAATAACAATATTACTGGTCGCAGAGCACAATCGTGCTAATCCTTGCCCTTACAAGGGGCACTTACTTCGCGCGCAAGGCGTAGGGGTTTTCGATTATGGCGAATCTCGACGCGATCGACCGGCGGCTGCTTGCCGAATTGCAGGCCGAGGGCCGGGTTACCAATGTCGAACTGGCGCAGCGTGTCGGGCTGACGGCGCCGCCGTGCCTGCGGCGCGTGCGTGCGCTGGAAGAGGACGGGGTGATCCGTGGCTATCATGCGGACCTCGATCCCTCGAAGCTGGGCTTTGCCATCACCGTCTTCGCGATGGTCAGCCTGAAGAGCCAGGCGGAAGAAGATTTGCGCGCCTTCGAACAGCACATGCGCGACCTGCCCGAAGTGCGTGAGTGCCATATGCTGAATGGCGAGATCGACTTCATCCTGAAGATCGTCAGCCGCGATCTGCAGAGCTTCCAGGAATTCCTGACCAGCAAGCTGACGCCGGCGCCCAATGTGGCCAGCGTGAAGACTTCCCTCACCATCCGCACCGCCAAGCAGGAACCGGGCGTTCCGCTGGATTGACGGCCTGCCCGAAAGGGCCAGCCATTTCCGATCATGCCAGCCGCGCCTGCTTGTCCTGCTTGCGCAGCATGGCCGGGATAGCCTGCGCAGGCAGGGCCTCGGCATAAAGGAACCCCTGGCCGGTATCGCAGCCCACCGTGGCCAGGAAGGCTTCCTGCGCGCGGGTTTCCACCCCTTCGGCGATCACTTCCATGCCCAGGCAGTGGCCCAGGTTGATGACCGTGGTGGAGATTGCTTCTGCATCGGGATTGCAGCCGATTTCGCCCACGAAGGAACGGTCGATCTTCAGCAGGTCCACCGGGAACTGGTTGAGATGCGACAGCGAGGCATAGCCGGTGCCGAAATCGTCCAGCGCGATGCGCACGCCGCGCTCGCTGAGGCGCTTGAGCGCTTCTTCGACATAGCCTGCGCCGCGGCCGAGGAAGACGGTTTCGGTCACTTCGATCTGGATGCAGCACGCCGGCAGCCCGTGCGCTTCCAGCCGATCGAACAGCCGTTCCGCGAAATTGCCCCGGCGGAAGTCCGCAGCGGTGACATTGATCGCCACATGGCCGAAATCCAGCCCTTGATCCATCCAGTCGCGGATGTCGTCCAGCACGCCGCTGAGCATCCGGTCGCTCAGCGGGGCGCTGAGGGCGGGATCGTCGAAGGCGGCCTTCAGCACGTCCGGCCCGCGCATGTTGCCGTGCTGGTCACGCCAGCGCAACAGCGCCTCGAAGCCCACGATCCGCGAACTGCGCAGCGAGACCTTGGGCTGGTAATGCGGGATGATGGCATTGCGTTGCAGCGCGCGGCGGGCCGATGCGATCATGGTCTGGTGGCGTTCCACTTCCACCATCATCGCCGGTTCGAACAGCTTCAGGCGCGCACGTCCGCCCGCCTTGGCGGCATAGAGCGCAATGTCGGCGGCCTTCATGATTTCGGAGCGGCTGTTGCCGTCGCGCGGGATCAGGCTGGCGCCGATGCTGGCACCGCATTCCAGCAGGCGGCCTTCATGGCAGAAGGGTTCGCGCAGCTGGTCGAAGATCCTGTCGGCCGCTGAATGAACATCCTGTTCTGTTGAGGCGTGGACGATAATGGCGAATTCGTCGCCCCCGGTGCGTGCGACGAGTTCGCGTTCGCCCGTCGCGGCGCGCAGGCGGTTGGCGAAGGTGCACAGCAACGCATCGCCGGCATCGTGGCCCAGCGTGTCGTTGATCGTCTTGAAATTGTCGACGTCGAGGATCAGCAGTGCGCTGGCCTGCGTATCGCCCAGATCGCCAAGGATGGCGTCCAGCCGGTCCTGCAGCAGGGCACGATTGGGCAGGGAAGTAAGGGCATCGTGATGCGCCATCCACAGGGCGCGTTCTTCCGATTTCTTCTGATGGGTGATGTCGCGCGCCACCACGATCAGGCGGCCGGAGCCGTCATTGATCCGGTTCACGATTACGTCGAACCAGTCATACT from the Erythrobacter sp. SG61-1L genome contains:
- a CDS encoding EAL domain-containing protein, whose product is MTMRGNAKDGLAGWLLGARTPVSAPIHAELTRGLFGSLPIFLGGVLNTALVAGLAAWRLPFAVFISWFLFEVALGAVRVGVLIHGRRAMAAGRTPPRLLSALLACLWAGSVGFGTVAVLLSGDWVMAVIACLSASAMVCGIVLRNYGTPRLAALMVFIVLAPCAVAGFLTDEPLFRIIGLQLPVYIGAIYSATFALHGLVVSRTSALRELQRSESLNETILKSSPDYTLILDSDYRVLFCNRPESAPQIGECVGFSWLELLPDYDRAGALAALAAAEKGQQGNVLTHHIDGSGQYDWFDVIVNRINDGSGRLIVVARDITHQKKSEERALWMAHHDALTSLPNRALLQDRLDAILGDLGDTQASALLILDVDNFKTINDTLGHDAGDALLCTFANRLRAATGERELVARTGGDEFAIIVHASTEQDVHSAADRIFDQLREPFCHEGRLLECGASIGASLIPRDGNSRSEIMKAADIALYAAKAGGRARLKLFEPAMMVEVERHQTMIASARRALQRNAIIPHYQPKVSLRSSRIVGFEALLRWRDQHGNMRGPDVLKAAFDDPALSAPLSDRMLSGVLDDIRDWMDQGLDFGHVAINVTAADFRRGNFAERLFDRLEAHGLPACCIQIEVTETVFLGRGAGYVEEALKRLSERGVRIALDDFGTGYASLSHLNQFPVDLLKIDRSFVGEIGCNPDAEAISTTVINLGHCLGMEVIAEGVETRAQEAFLATVGCDTGQGFLYAEALPAQAIPAMLRKQDKQARLA